ATGCAGAAATATGGCATCTGATCCAGAAAAACTGGGCCTTTTCTGAAGAGATGGCTCGAGGCCGCACAAATCTGGAAGGCATTATAATTGTGAAGATCATGAGGGACGGCGAGATACGGGATATCTGGTTCGAAAGCAGGTCAGGCAACAGCTATTTTGATGATTCTGTTCTGAAGGCAGTAAAAAAGTCGAATCCTTTGCCGGCGCTCCCTGATGGGTTTCTCGGCCCGTACTACGAGGTGGGCATTAGGTTCAATCCTTCTGAGTTGCAAAGGAGGCCTTAATCGCATCATGCAAAGGGTTAGCCACGTGGTCATACATCTTGCCGTAGCGCTGCTGCTGATCTGCTCAAGCGTCCCTTGTCAGGCACGTGTCTATATCGACATCACCGCCCCTTATCTTCGCAAGATTCCCACTGCCGTGCCGTTTTTCAAAGAGGTGGGCCCCGGGAACAAACATAATGAGTTCGCTGAGACCTTTGCGAACCTCCTTGCAGAAACCATAGATTTTACAGGCTTCTTTAAGATTTTGGACAGAGGGAGTTTCCTGGAAGATCCTCAACAATCCACCCTTATGGAGCACACAATCAATTTCAAGAACTGGACAGATGTGGGCGCTGAACTCCTGATCAAGGGTGGATTCGAATATCAAGAAGACATCCTTAAGGTGGAGCTTCGCCTCTTCGACACCTTTGGAGGCCGTCTCATAATCGGCAAGCGGTATACGGGCCACCTGAAGGATCACCGACGCATGATCCGTCGTTTTTCAAACGACCTGATTCGCCGTCTCACCGGCCATGAGGGAATTTTCAACACACAGATCGCATTTGTATCGACAGCAGCAGGGCACAAGGAGATCTTCGTTGCCGATTTTGACGGATACAACCCGAAGCAGTTTACAGATACCGGGGCCATAACGCTTTTTCCTGCCTGGTCCTCGGATGGTAGATGGCTTGCCTATACAGACTACGGGCGAGGCAAACCGGATCTGTATATCAAAAACATAAAAGAACGACGGGGCACGGTTACCTCTTTTAAGGGTTCAAATATCACGCCGTCATGGGTTCCGGGGGAGTTTTCCCTGGCGGCATCCCTTTCCCACGAAGGGAATCCATCGCTTTATCTGCTGACAGGCAAAGGAAAGATTATCAAAAGGTTAACCCACCATTGGGGCATTGATGTTTCCCCCGCCTGGTCACCAGACGGCAAGGCGCTTGCTTTTGTCTCCAACCGGTCAGGATCACCTCAGATATATATTAAGGACATGGAAGACGGGGAAGTCCGGAGGCTCACATTTGAAGGCAATTACAATACGGCCCCAGAATGGTCTCCGCGGGGCAACTATATAGTCTATACAGGATTGGTTCGAGATAATGGGACAAACATCTATATTGTTTCCCCAGACGGGGGAGAGCCCATTCAACTGACCCGAGACGCCGGCAACAATGAATCGCCAACCTGGTCGCCGGATGGCAGTCTCATTGCCTTCTGTTCGACCAGAGAAGGAGCGTCCAGGATCTACGTAATGAATGCCAATGGTTCAAACCAGCGTCGTCTGCTGACGCTTCAGGGAGAGCAAACAGACCCCAGTTGGTCACCACGCCTTTCCGGCTATTGAAGAAGGGACCGAAAATTTGTGTAAGTTGGTCATTGACTTTTTTCAGATTTTCAAATAATTACAAAACCAATACAGCATATTGGGGGATATTGTTTAGATCTTGTTTCTGCTTGAAAGGAGGTAAACCGTATGACAAAGAAATTTTGGGTAGGTTTGGCACTGGTGTTGATTGTTCCTGGGCTCATGCTTGCAACTTCCTGCGCCAAGAAGAAGATTGAATCCGAGCCTGGAGTGGTCACAATCGAAGAGGAGCCCGTAACAGAAGGCATAACGGCTGATGACGAACGGGCAAGGCGAAGGGCCTTAGAAGAACAGCGTATCAGGGAAGAGCGTTTGCGCGAAGAGGCCAAAACGCGCAGAGAGCGTGCTGAACTGGAGGAATTCCAAAACAAGCACATCTATTTTGAATTTGACAAATCCAGGCTCCTTCCTGAATCAAAGGAAATCCTCAGACATAAAGCAAAATGGCTGATGGCTCATCCGGACGTCTCGGTGATCATCGAAGGTCATTGCGACGAAAGAGGAACGAGCGAATACAATATGGCCCTTGGGGACCGACGCGCTCAGAGCGCCAAGAGCTATCTGGTCGATCTTGGAATTGGATCCATACGGCTGATGACAATCAGTTATGGAGAAGAGAGACCTCTCGATCCAAGTCACAACGAGAGGGCTTGGGGCAAGAACAGACGGGACCAGTTTGTCATAGAATAAGATCTCGCAAGGACTCCTTTGCCGTGGTCCTCTCCGCCACGTCAGAGACACTCCGGCAGACTGGAAAAAGTCCGAATGTTTGAAAGGGCTTACCATTAAGGCGGTTGTTTGTCAAACTGTTGACAGACAGCCGCCAAGCAGGATTGGTCGCAGCCTGATATCCGCGAAAGTATCACTATGGGCACAAAAAAAACCGTAAAAAGTTGGTTAGGACTCCTGGCTTTTGCATTGGTTGTGAGTGGCTGTGCCCTGCAGGACGATCTGATCACCGTCGACAATCGCCTCACAGCCCTGAAACAAAGGGTTTCGAAACAAGACAAAAAGGTTGAGGCTATTCACTCCGAGATTGCCCGTTATCACGAGGAACAACTAAAATCAGATGAGGCTATTCGGAGCAAGTATGCCAACCTCCATGCCCTGATAAAAGACTTGAGACATGAGATAGCAATCCTTCGCGGTTATTTAGAAGAGAGCCAATACGACGCCCAGCAAAAGCTGGGCACGATGACCGAGCATGAGAAGCGCTGGAAGGAGCTGGAAAAATCTCTTCAAACCGGTCTTGATCGGATTGTTCGACTGGAACAATACTTGGCCATGGAACCTTCGGAAAAGCTGGTTTCTTCGGGGCCGGAGAAGACTGGGACAGACCAGGGAAAACCATCTGCCTCGAAAACGCCAGATGAAATTTACGCCGGGGCCAAACAGGAGTTTGACAAAGGAGAGTACGAGGCTGCTCGCGAGCTGTTTCAGAGCTTTTTGAAACAGTACCCGAAATCCAAAAACGCCGACAATGCTCAGTTTTGGATTGGAGAGATTTACTATCGCGAGAAATGGTATGAAAAGGCCATATTGGAATATCAGAAGGTGATTGAGACCTACCCCAAGGGAAACAAGACTCGCAGCGCCCTGCTGAAGCAGGGATACGCGTTTTTGAATCTGGCGGATAAAGATAACGCCAGGCTCATCCTGAAAGAACTGATTCGCAAGTATCCGGATTCCAATGAGGCAAAGATCGCCAAAGAGAAGTTAAAGAGATTTCAATGACAGACAAACACAAAATATGACCCTTGAAACCTCCACTCAAGGTCATAGGCATAGATCCCGGTTTGGCTGATACCGGTTTCGGGATCGTGGAGGGAACCGGCTCCCGAATAGGCGAGTATTGCTTCGGCACGATTCGAACCTCCAAGACCGAGGTCTTGGCCAGCCGATTGAATCATATTTTTTCTGAACTCTGCTCCATTCTGGATTCCGAAAAGCCCAACCTCGTTGTCATTGAAGATGTCTTTTCTCTTAACCGATACCCCAAATCGGGTATCGCACTTGGGAAGGTCTGCGGTGTCATACTCGTGGCAGCCGCTCAGCGTGGCGTGCAGAGCATTGAACTGCCTGTGCGGGAAGTAAAACGCGTCCTTACCGGAAACGGCAAGGCCACCAAGGCGCAGATGGAAAGAGCGGTCAGGCATTTTCTGAAAAGACAAAGCGCTATTTCCCCGTCCCACGCCTCTGACGCACTGGCCCTTGCCCTCGTCGGTCTCTTCAGGCATGTTCAGGTCCACAGGAGCAGGATATGATCGGTTATCTCGAAGGAAAATTGCTAAAGAAAGAAAAGGACCGCATACTCCTTTTGACCAACCAGGTCGGCTACGAAATACTCCTGCCCGCAATTGTCAGAGAATCCATTGATTCCAAAAAGATCGGTGAAGAACTTGCTTTACACATCTACTATCATCAGACGGAACGGCAACCTAAGCCAACCCTTATAGGTTTTAACCTTGAAGCGGAGAGGGAATTCTTCCGGTATTTCATATCAGTGGAAGACATTGGGCCAATAAAGGCCATGCAAGCGCTCACCGTTTCCGTTCGCGACCTTGCCCGGGCTATAGAGTCCAGGGATACGGCGTATCTAAAAAAACTGAAAGGGATCGGGAATCG
The genomic region above belongs to Deltaproteobacteria bacterium and contains:
- the tolB gene encoding Tol-Pal system beta propeller repeat protein TolB encodes the protein MQRVSHVVIHLAVALLLICSSVPCQARVYIDITAPYLRKIPTAVPFFKEVGPGNKHNEFAETFANLLAETIDFTGFFKILDRGSFLEDPQQSTLMEHTINFKNWTDVGAELLIKGGFEYQEDILKVELRLFDTFGGRLIIGKRYTGHLKDHRRMIRRFSNDLIRRLTGHEGIFNTQIAFVSTAAGHKEIFVADFDGYNPKQFTDTGAITLFPAWSSDGRWLAYTDYGRGKPDLYIKNIKERRGTVTSFKGSNITPSWVPGEFSLAASLSHEGNPSLYLLTGKGKIIKRLTHHWGIDVSPAWSPDGKALAFVSNRSGSPQIYIKDMEDGEVRRLTFEGNYNTAPEWSPRGNYIVYTGLVRDNGTNIYIVSPDGGEPIQLTRDAGNNESPTWSPDGSLIAFCSTREGASRIYVMNANGSNQRRLLTLQGEQTDPSWSPRLSGY
- the ybgF gene encoding tol-pal system protein YbgF; translation: MGTKKTVKSWLGLLAFALVVSGCALQDDLITVDNRLTALKQRVSKQDKKVEAIHSEIARYHEEQLKSDEAIRSKYANLHALIKDLRHEIAILRGYLEESQYDAQQKLGTMTEHEKRWKELEKSLQTGLDRIVRLEQYLAMEPSEKLVSSGPEKTGTDQGKPSASKTPDEIYAGAKQEFDKGEYEAARELFQSFLKQYPKSKNADNAQFWIGEIYYREKWYEKAILEYQKVIETYPKGNKTRSALLKQGYAFLNLADKDNARLILKELIRKYPDSNEAKIAKEKLKRFQ
- a CDS encoding crossover junction endodeoxyribonuclease RuvC — its product is MKPPLKVIGIDPGLADTGFGIVEGTGSRIGEYCFGTIRTSKTEVLASRLNHIFSELCSILDSEKPNLVVIEDVFSLNRYPKSGIALGKVCGVILVAAAQRGVQSIELPVREVKRVLTGNGKATKAQMERAVRHFLKRQSAISPSHASDALALALVGLFRHVQVHRSRI
- a CDS encoding Holliday junction DNA helicase RuvA, producing the protein MIGYLEGKLLKKEKDRILLLTNQVGYEILLPAIVRESIDSKKIGEELALHIYYHQTERQPKPTLIGFNLEAEREFFRYFISVEDIGPIKAMQALTVSVRDLARAIESRDTAYLKKLKGIGNRTAQKILATLEGKMAKFALIRGAEKPTEAVPLEDFKERVHDVMVKQLGHKAREAKEMIAAALKRNSNINTAEELFEEVYRGEAI
- the pal gene encoding peptidoglycan-associated lipoprotein Pal, with the protein product MTKKFWVGLALVLIVPGLMLATSCAKKKIESEPGVVTIEEEPVTEGITADDERARRRALEEQRIREERLREEAKTRRERAELEEFQNKHIYFEFDKSRLLPESKEILRHKAKWLMAHPDVSVIIEGHCDERGTSEYNMALGDRRAQSAKSYLVDLGIGSIRLMTISYGEERPLDPSHNERAWGKNRRDQFVIE